The Ralstonia pseudosolanacearum genome includes the window GCAATGCCCGTCACGGCGCCATCTGCGGGCGTCGGGTGCACCGGATGCGCGCGATTGTCTCGCACGTCATCGACGGTGTGCGTGGTGGTCGCCATCATGAAATCGTCAGAATGTCCGATTGCCGGATGGATCCGGTGTCCCGGCAGCAGCACCTCATTGCGCACCGCGAACGGAACGCGTGGTAGCAAGTGCAGTCGAAGGCGCCCGTACGGCCGTTCGGTTCGCGCGTTGACTGGTGACTGTCATGTCTCGTAAAATCGTGCGGTTTCAAATCCGCCTGACCCAACGCGGTGCGGCATGATGAAAGACCCTTCTTCCATGCAGCCAGCCGAGCGGCAACGGCCCGATTCTCAAGCTTCGTCGGAAGACGCCCGGTCCAGGCCGGTGCCGGCTCCGAAGCGGGACTGGGATGCCGAAGACGCGGGGGAGGCGGAGCCGCCGGTGCATACACTTTCGCATGACGAAGCGGTCGCTCTGTTCGGCGAGAAGGCCTTGCGGGCCTCGCGTGTCACGCCATTCTCCATCGTGCTCGGCCAGGTGGCCATCACACTGTTGTGTGCGCTCGGATGGTATGTCGGCAGTTGGCTCGCGGGCACGGGGGCTGCGCCGGCGGGCGAGGCGGCGTTGTCGGCCCTGCTGGGCGGCGGCGTCTGCGTGGTGCCTTCGGCGTGGTTCGCGCTGCGGCTGTCGAAGGCACAGGGTTTCGAGTCCATCGCCCGACTGGTGGTGGGCGAAGCGATCAAGGTGCTTGGCACCGTCGCGCTGCTGGTGGTCGTGGTCGTGACCTTCAAGGGCCTGCATTGGGTGCCCTTGCTGATCACCCTGATCCTGGCGCTCAAGATGTACTGGGTCGGTTTCGCATTGCGGTGACCGACCTTCGCCTGCGGCCATGCGGCAGGCAAACGGGATGTGTCGGAACACGGCGGGAACCCGGGTGGCTGAAGCACCAGCCGGCACCGGTTCACTGCGCTGACACCCCGATCAAATAAGGTGGTGCATTCGGGCCGCGTGCAGTCCGCGATCTCCAGGGCAACCTGGTCGAATCGCGCGCGAGCCGGAATGTACCGCGAAGAATGTTTCGCAATATTGGACTGGGTCATCATGGCAACAGAAGTCGCAGAAGCAGCCGGCCACGCCGCCGAGCACGCTCTCACGCCTTCCGCGTATATCGCGGAGCACTTGCAGAATTTCAATAGCATCGGTGGCAAGCAGACGTCGATCGTCGACTTCTCCGTCATCAACTGGGACACCATGTTCTGGTCGGTGCTGATGGGCGTGATCGGCCTGATCTTCCTGGGCATGGCCGCGCGCCGTGTCACCTCCGGCGTGCCGGGCCGCTTCCAGGCCTTCGTCGAGCTCGTCGTCGAGATGGTCGATGATCAGGCCAAGGGCATCATCCACGGTGACCGCACCTGGATCGCGCCGCTGGCGCTGATGGTGTTCGTGTGGGTCACGCTGATGAACGCGGTCGATTTGATCCCGGTGGACTGGGTCTTCGGTATCAACCAC containing:
- a CDS encoding ATP synthase subunit I, whose protein sequence is MMKDPSSMQPAERQRPDSQASSEDARSRPVPAPKRDWDAEDAGEAEPPVHTLSHDEAVALFGEKALRASRVTPFSIVLGQVAITLLCALGWYVGSWLAGTGAAPAGEAALSALLGGGVCVVPSAWFALRLSKAQGFESIARLVVGEAIKVLGTVALLVVVVVTFKGLHWVPLLITLILALKMYWVGFALR